In Glycine soja cultivar W05 chromosome 10, ASM419377v2, whole genome shotgun sequence, the genomic stretch AGTTTTTGTTAAGCTGAAAGGGTTTCTTTGTTAGTCAACGAGTGTTGTTGATTTGCCTCTTTAAGAAATTATGTATATGATATTTAGTGGAATCATAATGTTGTGTCCTTATTTCTCTTAATTCCATGTGTATGCTGTCCTGTCATGTCCTCCtcaaatatatatatccatCTTCCTTTGACCTTGTTTATGTCAACTTTGCTTCAAGAAATTTCTTTCTTAGTTTATATTAATCCTGGTTTACTAGTGCAGTACAAAACATTTACTGACCCATCTGCTGCAAAGcaatatatacaagaacaagGAGCACCAATTGTCATCAAAGCAGATGGACTGGCTGCTGGAAAAGGAGTTACTGTTGCCATGACACTGGAAGAGGCAAATGAAGCTGTCGACTCAATGCTGGTGAAGGGTGATTTTGGTTCTGCAGGTTGTCGTGTCATTGTTGAGGAATTTctagaaggagaagaagcatCCTTTTTTGCATTGGTTGATGGAGAAAATGCAATTCCACTAGAATCTGCACAGGACCATAAACGAGTTGGTGATGGTGACACAGGGCCAAATACTGGTGGCATGGGTGCATATTCTCCAGCTCCTATAATAACTAAGGAACTTCAATCTATAGTAATGGATTCAATTATCATCCCGACAGTAAAAGGAATGTCAGCGGAAGGTTGCAAGTTTGTTGGGGTTTTATATGCTGGGCTTATGATTGAGAAGAAGTCTGGCATGCCTAAGTTAATTGAGTATAATGTGCGATTTGGTGATCCTGAGTGCCAGGTCAGTTAAGTCATAAGATGTTTGTTAGAATGAATTCACTTTGTAATGTAACTAACTTACCCGTTAAATATGTTATAACATGCTAGAACTCAAAAGGCATTATTGACAAAAATTGCTTTTGGAATCTTGTAATTTTCATTTAGATAGGTCCATTGTTATTGAGCTCATGTTATGGTAATGTGTCATGTGAAATCAATGTCTAAATTTCTTGCTATGATTGTCCTTGTTTTGGGAGgtcattttatttgtttatacaAATTGATGTCTAGTGATATTTCTGCCAATAGACAAATTGGTCTTCAACCATTTCAAAACTTTTCTTAGCCATCTTCCTAGTCCACTGATATCAAATTCGAAGATATTATTTAACATAAGCACATACACTCAATCATCAGTTTATTTACAAAGTGAAAAGTGTACAACCAatgataacaaaatataatcaatttacactatatttatcatttttccttttgaaattttgaacagGTCTTAATGGTTCGGTTGGAGTCTGATTTGGTACAAGTTCTACTTTCAGCATGTAGAGGAGAGTTGAGTGGGTTATCACTGAACTGGTCTCCTGGGTCTGCCATGGTTGTGGTAATGGCAAGTAACGGATATCCTGGATCATATGAGAAGGGAACTGTGATTGAAAACCTTCAAGAAGCTGAGCTTGCTGCTCCAGGTATCAAGATATTTCATGCAGGAACTGCTTTTGACTCTGAAGGAAAATTTATTGCAATTGGGGGGCGTGTTCTTGGGGTTACAGCCAAGGGAAATGATCTTGAAGAGGCACGTGATCGAGCTTATCAAGCTGTTGAGAAAGTTAACTGGTCTGGAGGCTTCTATCGTCGGGATATTGGTTGGAGAGCCCTTCCTCAGAAACAATATGTTACAAAGGGATAAACTACAGCTGAGTCCTAGAACAGTAATAGACATTGGTCAACACTCATTAGTGGTAAATCGTTTTACAAACATTAGAAAGTCCCCAGTGTAAGAGGATGGATCTTGTCTTTTGTACTTTTCGGGTGTAACGGGATTAGGTAATGTGGTTACATCAAGAGCTATGGTGGGAAACCTCGTAAGAATAAACAATACTACCGCCCCTCCCATAAAAATATGGTGTATTTCTTCAATAAAAGTTAACTTATGTATTAAGATGTATGAAGCAAATCCTTACTCATGACTTTCTTATAGGTTGAAACTCAAATGCAGAGTTAAAACTTGCTTACTATATCTATTGACCCATGACCCATCCATTTTCAGTGTACTTCCATTGCTTCTTTAAGATTAGATTACTCAGTTAGTCTCTGTAtcatttagaaaatattaaacaaaaaaataaaaagtctttATTACCATTTCAAAAGAAATCACAAATCTGCTAGTTTTGATCTGGTGAAGAGTTCAATAGCTTATATGAGATTTATATTTAAACTTCATTGTCATCattgcataaataaaaaaattcaaagaaattatcaaaacaattttattacaTGATGACCTATTCATCTCGCCCATCACCCTcaaatccaacaacaacaacaacaacgccttatcccactaggtggggtcggctacatggatcaacttccgccataatgttctatcaagtaccatacttctatccaaatcattaagttcgagatcctttttgataacctttcttatagtctttttgggtcttcctctacctcgaattgtttgccttctctccatttggtctactctcctcactacagagtctaccggtcttctctctacatgcccaaaccacctaagtctattttccaccatcttctctacaataggcgctactccaactctctctctaatagcttcgtttctaattttatcctgtcgagtcttaccacacatccaccgcaacatcctcatctctgctacacctactttattctcatgttggctcttgaccgcccaacattctgttccgtacaaaatcgtcggtcttaccgcagtccgataaaactttccctttagcttgatcggtacctttgcatcacataacacccccgatgcttttctccatttcatccatcctgcttgaatgcgatgattcacatccccttcaatttctccatcatcctgtattacagacccaagatatttaaaccgtgtgacttgagggataatatggtctcctattttcacctctgagttagaaaccctccttcttttgttgaacttacattccatatactccgatttgcttctgcttaggtgaaaaccatgtgtttctagagctcgtctccaagtttccaacctctcattcaactcctccctcgactctccaaggaggactatgtcatctgcaaaaagcatgcatctcggcgctatctcttggatttgttccgtgaggacatccagaattaaggtaaaaaggtaggggctaagggttaacccttgatgcaaaccaattgtgatgggaaaatcgtctgactctccaccctgtgtcctaacactagtcgataccctatcatacatatcttggatagctcgaatatatgcaaccctaacccctttcttctctagagctttccacaaaatctctctaggcactctatcatacgctttctccaagtcaataaaaatcaagtgcaagtcttgttggtccatgcgatattgctccatcacccgccgtaataaatagatcgcttccatggtcgaccttcccggcatgaaaccaaattaattctcagtaacttgagtctcctttcttaatctccattcgatcactctttcccataatttcatggtatgactcatgagcttgattcccctataatttgcacaattttgtatatcccccttgttcttatagattggcactaacgtgcttctcctccattcctccggcatgcgttttgacctcataatttcattaaagagtttggtgagccactcaagacctctatctccaagagttttccacacttcaataggtatgttgtctggccccaccgccttaccgttactcattcttttcaacgcttcctttacttcctgtttctgaattcgacgatagtacttatagttccggtcctcttctcttgtgtctagactgctagagtcatatccatatccatcattaaataagttgtggaaatacgccttccacctttccttgatatctttttcatgcactaagactttgccttcttcatccttaacacactttacttgatccaaatctctagtcttcctctctctacccttagcaagcctatatatagatctttctccgtccctggttcctagagcttggtatagtccgtcaaaagcttgggctcttacctcactcaccgcctttttggtttcatttctagctatcttatacttatcccaagtttcagaatttctacacctagaccactccttgaaacactccttttctactctaactttgctctgaacactttcattccaccaccacgattctttacccctaggtccaaaacctctagattcacccaacgtctctttagccactttaataatctcttgggacattttgttccacatatcatttgcacttccttgtgattgtccacaccatccctcccatatcttttgttggaaaattccttgtttctcacccttcaagtgccaccatttgatccttggtgctaccataggacttcttctctttgccctatctctaattcttacatccatgaccaaaactctatgttgggtagtcaagctgtctcccgggataactttacagttcaagcaatacttcctatcagacttcctgataaggaagaaatctatctgagaacatgtccctccacttttgtaagtgataagatgttccgctcttttcttaaaccatgtattggctatagaaagatccaaagcctccgaaaactccaagatggatttaccctccccattcatctcccctaggccaaaacccccatgcaccccctcaaaacctctagccacgctacctacatgtccattgagatcccctcctaggaaaactttctctccttggggtatatcctgaagtaccccttctagatcctcccaaaattttaccttaaagtgttctaCTGACCCAACCTGAGGTGTGTACCCACTAATAtcattaaaggtgtcctgtcccactaccaattttaaggctatgatacgatctcctactcttcttacatccacgacatcattcttccactccttgtccacaataatcctTACCCCATTTCTTAATCTGATTTTTCCCAtataccacagcttaaatcccgagttgtctaattctttcgctttttcacctgttcacttagtttcttgtaggcacataaaattgatcttcctccttaccataacatccactatttccatagattttccagtaagtgtgcctatattccatgtaccaaagcgaatcctcctgtcatgaactagcttctttacccacacccgttctcgaaaatgtgggaacccttgcttacttttcactacatccgggcggcgatgcagcgacccttgctcttttgacactgtactcgagccatacagcgcgttgcttccgggcaacgacctagcattcacattattacgtaattgatccatgtcatagagattcgacaaagttttACGTTGGCCGTCGAAAGTGTTTGGGCATTGTAGAGAGAAAAGTGTTTGGGCACCACAATGTTGAAAGAAAAGCTAGTTCTATACTATACACCACcaacataaatattaaacacATTTCGTAATTATGATAAATCACAACGTGGAGGATGACACACATTGGTGGAATTCTAATCCAACATAagtatttttctcttaatataatttattttatactcaagaattaattagaatttaaaCTTTGAATCACTCAATTAAGAGACAAATCATTATCACTTGTGCAACCTTTGTTGGTCACATTAACTTGAGTGTGACAACAAAATGCAAgtcatatgtttttgtttttaaaaaattatttttgaataatgAGAGAAACCTAATATTCATGCAGGAAATTGACTTTATTATTTCACGTTAAGGTTAATAGTTACTTCTACGTTATTACCTCTagtcctttatatatatatatatatatatatatatatatatatatatatataaacaatcagggatattttttttcttctaattataCCGAATATAAGTCTAATATATACAGATAGGAATATCTTTTTCTATATTATTAGCTCTGCATCTCAAAACACACTTTCTAAgacattattaaagaaaaaaaaaatcactctgCCAGCTAAACGGAATTTGATAGTACTACTGCATTCCTCTTTGCTCAAAATCAGTTCTTCTAaatgcattttaaaaatattatacccAAAcacaaatcaattattttaaaatcaattcttctaaaatctaaaaaaaatgcactctGTGGTACTGCTATATgcatcttataattttattatttttctaatttaaatctTTATGGCAGTACGGATTTGAGAATATTACgatatttaaatgaattataacgttttatacttttattatgtCTGTAATAACtcacttttaaaatagttattctctttcttcattttagatatgtaatttatgttaattttatggtgcttatatataatttttaaaacttgtgCTGTGTATCTCTAAATTCATGTCTGTATGATATCATATTTATGTCTTGTAGCGCATTTGTGCTTTCTAAATCTTGGTGCTGCAATTATGCTAAATAAGAGATAAGAGATTAGGCAACTTAAAAGTAGTCTAAGCCGAGCGTTCATTAACGTTTTTTTAGTCAAGTTGGTCAATTATTCTTTACCGAGTATCATGTATGTATGCATTTGATGTCTACTGATCTCTCTCCTCACTCGCAAAACTTTAGTACACTTTCATATGAAACACTTGATATACATTATCAAATGAAAGAATTAGGCAGGTAAAGGCTATGGCTTATGATACAAATTGGTAAGAGAAACAGCTtaatacattttctcttttaaagACCAGTAAGTGAGAATCAAACCTCagtaacttataaaaataacaaatgtgtTTTATCCAATCAAATGTCAATACTTAGATCAAAATTTCAGTAATTAGTAAAAGCAGTAGCCTCACAACATTCGACagaatatttatataatgtCCAATGCATTGTTAACTGCTTTTCAGCTTTGACAGGCAGCTGAGCACCCAATGAATTGTGTGTCAAGATTACTGCAGTCTGCAATCATGCAGGTGACAAGTAGAGGACTGCTTCAAatcagaataaataaataaaaaaccatTAAATGGAAGCTAGAAAGAGTTGTACACAAGCAGTTAAAAGTAGTACAAGAAGTCATTGTTCTTGCCATAGAATAGAATGATAAGTCGTTTATCAAATCAATGGCCTTCATAGCCAGTTTTGATTTTTCGCATAACGCTATAACAACCTTAGTTCTCAGCAGCTGGATAAACATTACTTTACCCCAGGCTTCAGCTTCAAACACAAATTTAGACTATGAAACAGGAAAACAAATGATCTTTCAATACTCTAtgaagtttatataaaaatcttGAATCAAAATAGAAGACAGTATTACACTACATGTCtacatgaaaatattaaaaaccatATCACTGAAGTGTTGAAATAATGAGCTGACATACCcagataaaaaaattcagtaCATGGCTACAGTCTACAGAATTTTTAATGATATTGCAGCAGAACGAAGTTTTACACCATCGCTGTCCCACTTGGACTGTGGTGCAGTTGCTCCAGCAATAAAAGCCTACAGAATATAAGGATCAGGTATCTTACTTTTCTGTAATTTATGTTGgtgaaaatataaaagtgattGACGTGTATCACCAAAGAAATGCCCCTTCTGGTCTCGATTATAAgcaaaaaatacaaaactaaCTTCACAGTTTacactaattaagaaaattagttatcatcatttaattttgttaatcccACTAACAACATAAGTTTTCTTCCCAAACTACCTTTCATTAGAACTTGATATCAAGAAAAGGATCATTGAAAATAGAAtctcaattaaatgaaagacATTTTGGAGACAGTCTCATTAAATATAGTAAAATTAGTTTGGATTTATGTAAATTTGAGaccaaaatatatgaattttttgttGCTTATATTTGAGATCGGAGTAATGAGAATGTTCTCTATTGGCACTGGGTCAACTAGCAAAAGTTGATGACCAATGATATTCCTGCAATTGCATATCCAATCAAGTATATGTGGATGGGTTAGTTATATTTATATCCTTAAAATGCTTGTAGTAACAAACCTTTCCACTGCTGACCCCTGCCATCAATGCTACGTGCTGGTTATCTCTACCAAATTCATAGAAATAGTAAGTCCTGAAATTATAATAGTCAATAATGCATTGGAATTTGATGCAATAGAAAAATTCAATGGCATAGAGAGTAGACACATTAATATATTGGTTCCAGATGAAATAAAAATGGCTTAAAGGATTAATCCACGCATCCAGAGTTGGCTACGCTAGAATTTTGAGTACCCAATCAAACAATGGGAGAAAGGGTATCAATGCTGTATATATATAGCCTTCTTTTCTaagataatcttttttttaaataacaatatagAACTAAAAAAGAACTAATTCAtgtattttatcttaaataagGAGGGAACCTTTGGTGTATATAGTTCCAGTAAGTTGAAAATGAACTTACGTAAAACCCTCatcttcctttatttttattgatcttgCAGAATAAATTTTTGAGCCCCCTGCATGAACATCATGGGCAAAATGAAATACTAAAACCAAGAACTGAGTAAACAGAAAGAGCAATGAAGCACATAATAtcatttaaataactaaatgttGGGATATAACAATCTGTAACAGAAAGATAAACTTAGAACAAAATCAACTTCTTTTCAAAACTACAAAAACATGCAGACGTTTAAACAAAATTGTACCTGGAACAAAAATTTTTGCTGCTTCCTTCAGGGAACCTAAATCAGTTATATTCTGAGCCTGTTCCAATCAATGAAGAATACGTAAGTTTCCTGAGGAATTCAcatcaagaataaagaataggaCTAGATCTAATCTCAGTTACAATGACTTGTCATAACACAGGCACAAAAGCCTGATGGTTGATATACTGTACATATATTCTCTTAGGAAAAAGACATCAATAAGAACTTCTAATAGTTGAAATCATGCCAAAGTGAAGTGATAACAAATTACAATCTCCATCCTTTATGAAATTATCATCAGTAGCAACAAGTTCCTATTTTTAGTCCTAGTtcacaaaaaggaaaaacttTCAATGAGAAAGAGCCTAATGCTAACTCAGCATTGAAATAGAAAGGAGCCAAATGGCAAAAGGAAAACAATTGGAAGAGACAGAAAAGatgcaacacagaatctagagCTTAAGCCTGTGCAGACACATCACGTTGACTTGGACAAGGGTTTCTGATGTACAAATAGCAAAACGTCTAGCTTGTCTGTTACTAATAACTCAACCATTGAGAAAATTTtatgatgtgtgtgtgtgtatgataAAATGCTATTGGCTGTCTAATTACCTGTAAGAAGGTGATTTTAAGTTGATTGGTTGGCTTAGTAACAACACTTAGAATCTCTGATCTGTTTCAATCAAAGACTAGATGATCATGTTTCCTTCTAAAAATACACAAGAGCATTGCAAGAAAATAGGGAGTTGGGAGTTTGATACAAATATTACCCATCGGAAGATGCAAACCGTGCTGAAAAAGTCTTTGTCTTTGCCTTGTCCCCATAAAGAGACTGTCCAGCATCCAAATCCTGCAAACAAATGGAAGACAAATTCACTCAACTGAAAATTTCACAATGTTTCaatcctattatttttaatacggAAGTTGATCAATCAGCTATAGTTGTACAATTTCAACTGATAAGACTAACTTTATTCAACTATCTTCAACCATAAAAGATGACTTAACTAACTATTGCATCAAACTCCAACTAACTGAAACAGGATTCAGCTGAGCTGAGCTAAACAAACCTGTCATTAAGTTTCTATTTatacatttcaaaatcattttttaatgtaactccaaatttagtaaattacaatttatcaagttgacatttaaaaaaatgactaatACAGAATTAGTTTAATCTTGAGTAATTTAggaaattacaattaaaaaattgagataGAAAAGTGGTTAAATGCACCTCAGGTTCCGTGATATCCTTAAACTCCGGTGGGACTCGAATGGCAAACCCATCACCGTAGAACTGAAACCAAGATGTCGTGTTTTCAATGCTAGAAAGAAGCGATTTGGACGGCG encodes the following:
- the LOC114371228 gene encoding phosphoribosylamine--glycine ligase isoform X1; protein product: MSCATFNVAASLNLHGRTKQAVSKPFGSRNHCTFPKFSFLYSETLNLSSTYYSFGRDTPSRSFHSVFKCLAQNSESSPSVSVDTNNNSQEKVTVLVIGGGGREHALCHALQRSPSCETVLCAPGNAGIASSGNATCISDLEVYDGAAVISFCRKMGVGLVVVGPEAPLVAGLTNELVKAGIPTFGPSAEAAALEGSKNFMKHLCDKYDIPTAKYKTFTDPSAAKQYIQEQGAPIVIKADGLAAGKGVTVAMTLEEANEAVDSMLVKGDFGSAGCRVIVEEFLEGEEASFFALVDGENAIPLESAQDHKRVGDGDTGPNTGGMGAYSPAPIITKELQSIVMDSIIIPTVKGMSAEGCKFVGVLYAGLMIEKKSGMPKLIEYNVRFGDPECQVLMVRLESDLVQVLLSACRGELSGLSLNWSPGSAMVVVMASNGYPGSYEKGTVIENLQEAELAAPGIKIFHAGTAFDSEGKFIAIGGRVLGVTAKGNDLEEARDRAYQAVEKVNWSGGFYRRDIGWRALPQKQYVTKG
- the LOC114371228 gene encoding phosphoribosylamine--glycine ligase isoform X2, with the translated sequence MSCATFNVAASLNLHGRTKQAVSKPFGSRNHCTFPKFSFLYSETLNLSSTYYSFGRDTPSRSFHSVFKCLAQNSESSPSVSVDTNNNSQKVTVLVIGGGGREHALCHALQRSPSCETVLCAPGNAGIASSGNATCISDLEVYDGAAVISFCRKMGVGLVVVGPEAPLVAGLTNELVKAGIPTFGPSAEAAALEGSKNFMKHLCDKYDIPTAKYKTFTDPSAAKQYIQEQGAPIVIKADGLAAGKGVTVAMTLEEANEAVDSMLVKGDFGSAGCRVIVEEFLEGEEASFFALVDGENAIPLESAQDHKRVGDGDTGPNTGGMGAYSPAPIITKELQSIVMDSIIIPTVKGMSAEGCKFVGVLYAGLMIEKKSGMPKLIEYNVRFGDPECQVLMVRLESDLVQVLLSACRGELSGLSLNWSPGSAMVVVMASNGYPGSYEKGTVIENLQEAELAAPGIKIFHAGTAFDSEGKFIAIGGRVLGVTAKGNDLEEARDRAYQAVEKVNWSGGFYRRDIGWRALPQKQYVTKG
- the LOC114370040 gene encoding uncharacterized protein LOC114370040, translating into MAVLFSNLISITNNTKPCFSFTSKPIICGAKNLTSKRSLILQTPLVCIGIGLTPQVSVAQESPSKSLLSSIENTTSWFQFYGDGFAIRVPPEFKDITEPEDLDAGQSLYGDKAKTKTFSARFASSDGSEILSVVTKPTNQLKITFLQAQNITDLGSLKEAAKIFVPGGSKIYSARSIKIKEDEGFTTYYFYEFGRDNQHVALMAGVSSGKAFIAGATAPQSKWDSDGVKLRSAAISLKIL